The Leishmania panamensis strain MHOM/PA/94/PSC-1 chromosome 5 sequence genomic sequence ACTTCACCTACACGAGCAAGTGCCACTCGCGTACAGGAAAGGGACGCAAATATGCATTAATAGGCATAGGGGTCATCGCTGCGGcacttctccttctctttcctctttgccgAGTGTATCCGGTAAGCGATGGATAAAGCAGGTGGAGTTCGAGCAGCGGCTGACTCTCAGAGGAGATGCAACAGATATGTATTGAAGGTGGACGCAGGGAGAAGCGTTGTGCGCGCCGCGGCGAACCGCCTTCTCCCTTCGGTCACCCTTACCgtcacgtgcgtgtgtgcctaactttctctctccccatctcACTCTCACCCTGCGGTGGTGATCATGATAGCAGGGGTGCCtgcctaccccccccctcccctcctcctccctccctcgacaAGCCGAGTTGTGCGGGGGACTACTCATCCTTCATCCCGGGCACTGACGATCAATCGTGCAGGTGTGCGCCCACTCCTTTATTCATTCTTCCGAGGGGCGTTTGCTGCCCTTACGACATGACGACGATGTGCATGGTGATAATGATGCTCCCTGCACAcgtcacccccccctctcccgctcaATTCCATCTCATtgttcttccctctcctggctgtcctcccttcccctgctgctgctgctgcctctgtgcACGCACGCTTTCGCTCTCCCTTGATGACGTTTTTTGTTCTCCCCAGTCCCTCACCGCGCTTGGTACCCGCACCGCACCTTCAGCAAtccacacacatatatatatactgTACTTTCCTCTGTGCGTCCGTCCAcctactcccccccccctccccacttcAGCTAAAAACCtcttgcctccccccttcccttttccctcagCACGCCGCACACTCCACAGCTATCCCAGCACACTAGGCAGAGGCCTTCTCTTGGATAGGAAGATGAGCCGTCTAGCCCGCGCGTTAGCAAAACCCTTCACAGTGCCGGTAGCCATGTGCGCGAGGCAGATAGCAGCAATGGACGAACCACTGAAGCGACACATCGATGCCTACGAGGCGCGAGGTGAGGACATCACGATCGCTGTCTGGCGCGAGTACGTAGACGGGCagcgagtgctgctgccgtaccGGTGGGCGAAGCTTCGGAATGAGATGGCGTACCTGGGCTCGGGCGAGATGGCCATCACAGACGTGTCTTTCGCTGACTTTCTGCTCATCGTGCGCTTTCTCACGAAGTGTCTCTTCATCTTCATCGTCGCTGTGATGGTCGGACGCCGCTCCGTCTTTCCTTCGCTGGAGCCGACCTCGCCGTTTGTGGAGGAAATCGTGAAGAACTGGCAACCGAACCGGCTGCGTGGAATGGCGGGCGCGGAGTACATGGCGCGTGAtcaagcagcggcagcttgcGGCCGTGGCCGCTGAGGAAGCGGGGAGGAAGCGCCCGATCTCTGAGGCGGCTGTAAGGcgggggggcgagagggcGGAAGGAAAAGGTGTGCTGACGAGGACGAGCGCAACggtagagaaaaaaaaccgaGTGAGGAGAAGCCGGGGAAGGTTCGTTACCTTCGCATATGAGGAGTGCGAAAGAGAGTCGGGTACAAGACGAGAAGACCAGCGAAATGTGAGAAGCAAGAAGTGTCACCGTGGTTGTATGAGGATGGGGTGCATTGGGGTGGGGAAAGTTGTGGTCGCTGCTACCGTGTGCGACGATGCCGACAGGACATGGATGACACACCTCCCCACTCTTTTTTGATCATATTCCCCTTCTcctacctcccccccccctccttttaTCCTTCTGCCATCAGCATCTGCCTGCTGTGGCGGAGTATCGTTGTGGGGTGACCCTTCCTAACTCTCTCAGTGGGCAATTGGCCACGCCTCGGTAGCCGAAGTCGGCCTCGGTGTctttgggtgggtgggggggctGTGGGTTTGTTTGCCGGCTTATACTTCTGCGCCTTTGCATGCGCCCCTTCCGTGCACACCCTTTTtgctcgcctccccccctcccccctctcctcctcctcctttccctctcccctggAAGCAGGAGGAGTCAGAGCAGCGGCTTTGATTGGAGTGAGGGTgagagcggaggaagaggggaaggcagaggagagcgtAACGTCATCGAAGTGCATTGAGGTACGCGTGTAGGAGTGTTTGTCGCACAGATGTGTTTGGTGTTTGCCCATCTTGAGAGCGGCTGGAGGGATGCTGgggagaacgagagggagggaggggggaggaacaGGAGGCAACAAGGCGCTCTTTGCCATCTTATCTGAGGAGTTCGGCCTTCTTCCCCCCATTTTCCTCTCAAGACAGCCACACGTGGGAACAAACGCTCACTCGCTCAGCCCCTTTACACCATCAACaccgcccctctcctttctcgaGTCTCACACACGAATGGGCTTCGCGGCCACCGTAACTCGCTCTTGTTTGAGACAACAGAGTTGCTCGAAGAGCCCTCTGTgcaccccctcttctcctcctctcgaaCCCCGTTGGTCTTTAGATTTCCCTCTAAAGCGGCCGATCGTACCGTTCCTCCATGGGCCTTCCCGCCTGCCTCCCCCACTAACGCTGACGCTGAGACGTCTAACCCCAAACCTCTGCTGGTACGTACTCCCTCCTTCTGCACTACCGTACCCACCGTCCAGCCCGACAGCACGTCCGGCAAGGCAGAGACTCCTCTGTGAAGATGTGTAggggtgtgtgcgtctgcgtgtCTTGAGCGGTACTCtcgtttgcgtgtgtgtgtgtgtggggggggggggtgcgtaTCGCTCGAACTAATACAAAAAAACGTCCTTCGTTGTACCTTCGGAAGAAATTACTAGtactacacacacacacacacacacacacacacacacNNNNNNNNNNNNNNNNNNNNNNNNNNNNNNNNNNNNNNNNNNNNNNNNNNNNNNNNNNNNNNNNNNNNNNNNNNNNNNNNNNNNNNNNNNNNNNNNNNNNATTAAGAGCGACAGCGTTGTTCACGCCGCATGTGGCGCATTATGCAAGCTGCATGACGCCCATCCTGCCAGCCCTGCCTACCCCGTCAGGACGCACGGAAGCATAGAGGTACAGCTCACAGACGCCAAGACGAATTCGACGTAACGACTCATACCGCCACAGCGCAGACAATGCCAGAGGCAAGTGGTGCAACTAACGGAACGCACGAGCACGTgatgtgggtgggtgggtgcgtgtgtgtgtgtgtgtgtgtatggctGCGCTTTAATGATGGTCGAGCGCgacctttttcccttttctgtttgATTTTGTTTACTGCGGAGGAGACGAGTGACGGATGGCgggtggagggaagggggccGCATTGCGCGGCGCTCACGGGTGCGTCGGtgcgtcctcctctctctgtctctgtgcctgtgggtGCTTACATGCGCTGTACCTCGTCACTGTGTGTAAACGCTGCCActgttgttcttctcctGTCGTCTGTCcctcatcctctctctctctcgtagtagcagtagtagtagtagccCAAGTGCAATGAAGCGACCAGCCAAGGTGAACCCCCGCCACTTCCTCTTTGCTACgtggagggggcggcgcTCTGGAACGTCAGGAGCTCTATGCGTGGTTGACCGcggtacgtgcgtgtgtgtgtccatcACCCTCGCGCTGAGTGGCGTGCCTCCGCGCTTTTCTTTCGAGGGGATGGCGCAACCCGCCTGCACCCCTGTTCACCACCCATCGCCCCTGCGGCAGAGGTTGTTGCTGGCTCCTGCTCCTGGGGAGTCTCGCCGACTCTTCGCTGTGATGGCAACGGTGGGAGGTTATGGCATTGGTCTCCGCGCTGACCCGCAGCAGGCGGAAGTGTAGTCCACGCTATGGAGAGGTGGCATCTCCGTCaagcgcacccacgcacatgaCCACAGGAGCACCAACAGCGCGCCcgcaacccccccctccccccggcaAACTTGAGAAGCAGAGGTGATGACCGGCCGTTCAGCCGGATGCCATGTTCACCAAGCCGCATAACTTACATGCACGCGCTCGTCTACATGCAGGCACTACATCAGctcatccttctctcttcctcaccttTGCTCGCCtaacacccacccacccgcaaCCACTGTTGTGGGCATGCATCGCTGTCTGCCtgtgcccccaccccacccccacatACACCGATACCCGCATACACTGaacttctcctcttcctgggGCCGCCCCGCAGCAACCTGTAGCTCAGCGACTCTCTCCATCGGACAACAACCCCCAatccccaccaccccccttcttcctcgtgACCGCACAAGCATCATGCGCCGCTTTGTGGCCCAGCACATGGCGCCCGCTGTGGCGCGCCTTGCGTCgacggctgctgccagcAAGTCGGCCGCGCCGGGCCAGAAGTCGTTCTTCAAGGCGACGGAGATGATCGGCTACGTGCACTCGATCGACGGCACGATCGCGACGCTGATCCCCGCGCCGGGCAACCCCGGCGTTGCGTACAACACGATCATCATGATCCAGGTGAGCCCGACAACGTTTGCGGCAGGACTCGTGTTCAACCTGGAGAAGGACGGCCGGATCGGCATCATCCTCATGGACAACATCACGGAGGTGCAGTCCGGCCAGAAGGTGATGGCGACGGGCAAGCTGCTGTACATCCCCGTGGGTACGGGCGTGCTGGGCAAGGTGGTGAACCCGCTGGGCCACGAGGTGCCGGTGGGGCTGTTCACGCGgtcgcgcgcgctgctggagagcgAGCAGACGCTGGGCAAGGTGGACGCTGGTGCGCCAAACATCGTGTCGCGCTCGCCAGTGAACTACAACCTGCTGACCGGCTTCAAGGCTGTGGACACGATGATCCCGATCGGGCGCGGCCAACGCGAGCTGATCGTGGGTGACCGCCAGACCGGCAAGACGTCGATCGCGGTGTCGACGATCATCAACCAGGTGCGCATCAACCAGCAGATCCTGTCGAAGAACGCGGTCATCTCGATCTACGTGTCGATCGGCCAGCGCTGCTCCAACGTTGCGCGCATccaccgcctgctgcgctCGTACGGCGCGCTGCGCTACACAACGGTGAtggctgcgacggcggcggagccTGCGGGCCTGCAGTACCTCGCGCCGTACTCGGGCGTGACGATGGGCGAGTACTTCATGAACCGCGGCCGCCactgtctgtgcgtgtacgACGACCTGTCGAAGCAAGCCGTCGCGTACCGCCAgatctcgctgctgctgcgccgcccgccGGGCCGCGAGGCGTACCCCGGCGATGTGTTCTACCTGCACTCCCGCCTGCTGGAGCGCGCCGCGATGCTGTCGCCCGGCAAGGGCGGCGGCTctgtgacggcgctgccgatCGTGGAGACGCTGTCGAACGATGTGACGGCCTACATCGTCACGAACGTCATCTCCATCACGGACGGCCAGATCTACCTGGACACGAAGCTGTTCACCGGCGGCCAGCGCCCGGCCGTGAACATCGGCCTGTCCGTGTCGCGTGTCGGATCGTCCGCGCAGAACGTGGCGATGAAGGCCGTCGCCGGCAAGCTGAAGGGCATCCTCGCGGAGTACCGCAAGCTGGCAGCGGACTCGGTGGGCGGGAGCCAGGTGCAGACGGTGCCGATGATCCGCGGCGCGCGCTTTGTCGCGCTGTTCAACCAGAAGAACCCGTCGTTCTTCATGAACGCGCTTGTGTCGCTGTACGCGTGCCTGAACGGGTACCTGGACGACGTGAAGGTGAACTACGCGAAGTTATACGAGTACCTGCTGGTGAACAAGGACCTGAGCGTGATGTACGGGACGGCGACGAACAAGTTCTTCTACATgtacgtgcagcagctgaactATGTGATCCGCTTCTTCACGCTGAGCCACCCGGTCCTAAacgcggaggtggaggagatgctgaagcagcacacgcacctgtTCCTGCAGCACTACCAGTCGAAGATGAACGCGATcaagacggagaaggagatCAAAGCACTCAAGAACCTGCTGTACTCGTGCAAGCGCGCCGTCTAGGCGGGTGGCCGTGGGCTTGNNNNNNNNNNNNNNNNNNNNNNNNNNNNNNNNNNNNNNNNNNNNNNNNNNNNNNNNNNNNNNNNNNNNNNNNNNNNNNNNNNNNNNNNNNNNNNNNNNNNGCCTACGTGAGTGTCGAGAAGTTAGTCTGATGCGTGACTCTGTAGAGCAGTGTTTGCACTCACAATGGTGGCTTATTAGCTTAATGCGGGGAGGAGGTTGTGAGAGTAGGGAGGCCAGTTTATGTCTGTGCGGTGGTGGGAGTCTAGTGGTGATACGTCTTATGGTGTATAGGATGGCCGCGGTGGGGGCACGTTCAGGATAATTTATGGTGGTCTTCTTGGGTCTTCTCTAGCGGTGTGTGCTGATAGGAGGCTGCAACTGGCCGTTTGCTGGTGTCGCTGCAGTAAGCAGTGCAGGGGTGTGTGGATATGTGTTGGGTCGATGCGGAATAGGGAGTGTCTGGGTAGAGTCTGGCGAGGGCAGTTAAAGAATgggacagagagggagggagggagggggtggcagGGAGCGACTCTGTTTAGCGGGAAAAGCGTCTCATGGTATTCCGGCCACCTCTTTGGGGTGTGGAACACACATATATGCAACTACTCCTCCAAGCCCGTGCTTTAcccccacctcacctcacctccctttcttctgctctgctgtgcctccctctctcgcgcctTTCCCCCCTGTTCTCTGTTTCGGGCctacctccctccctcttcgaAGAGAGGGCACGTGGATGTGTTTAGATCTAGAGAGAGACATATCACAGGACGAGGGAAGCTTATCAAGCGGCCGAGTAGAAGGAGGCTGAGACATGGTGGTAGGCGCGTAGGAGGAAggacggaggagggggggcagtgtTTTCTCGACTATGTATCGCATGCGCTTTCTCTCGCGTCTGCCTGGCGCTATTGTGGCTGCATAACGTacattgtgtgtgtgcgtgtgtgtgtgtgtgtgtattcaAGTGGAGAGGAACGAAGTACATCAGAGGCACATATCTGCGTATGATATTTTATATATTATTTTATATTATACCtacgcatgtgtgtgtgtgcgtgtgtgtagatGTATATCTCTTAGGGGTGCGCAACGTACCTCTACATGGGGCCATAAACGAAGcaccgatgcagcagctggcgctaTTGTctgtttccttttccctctcaccAGCCGTGCGTCGTCGTAatcagcgccatcgccgagGGTGCAGAATCGTGGCCCTGCCCTTCGGCCCCCTTTTACCACTCCTAACGCAGATACTTAACTACTACCGCGAAGGTGAGagctcgccccccccctcccttactccctccttttttcatcttccacctcctcactACTGCAGCGCGAAGCgatttctcctcctctcctctcgttcggctctctctctctctccttccctccacGAACACGCGCCCGCCTCGCTTTCCACACACTGCCGCGACTTTCGTTTCCGTATTGCGCTCCACATCTTCCTGCACCCCATTAGcaccgccctccctcccctccctttcctctcctctcttaAAAGTGTGGTGCCGCGGCTCACGCATCCGAGAAGAGTACCAATACCAACCACAAACAAGCGCGACGGTATTGCCATTCGTGTGTTCACTTTATCGACAACACCCCCATCACTCACCTACTCCCCGACTACCCTACgtcaccaccatcgccaccctCATCACCTCTAcgactccccctccccctcttcttcctctcccagcgtagtagcagcagcacgacacccgcgcgaagagagaaagagaagagggcaactgcagaagctgaagttcccctctctcctcggAGGCTGCGAAATCGTCAGCGGACGCGCACAGAGGGTGGTCGTTTGCAATTGTGTTTGATCGTTTTTCCTCAGTTTTTTCCTCTGTAGTAAACAAACACGTCAGGAGGCGCCACTTCACAACGCACGCCGGCCTGTAGcacctcgctcgctcactctcactcactctttccttccttctgGATACACTTGTGCTTCCCTGCATCTTGGCCTCGGCAGAGCCACGAACGCAGCCGCGGTCGCAGAGGCACACCGAGACAGCGCCCAAGGGCAGCGGTCAGCGTAGCGTCTGCGCATACGTGTGCGGGATTACACAAATAaccccacaccaccgccacctcctcctagTGgctcaccctccctccctttctccctatCGCAGCCCCAGCATGTCCAAGGTGGCTTCCGCTGGTTGGCGCTACGCACGCTGCGGCCCCATTGCTCAGGTGCTCACCTACGAGAAGTTCGACATCACCCCTGGCAAGGATgaagcggtggtgcagaTGATGACGGCGCCCTTGCACCGcgtcgacgctgccgtcgtgaACGGCACGGCGCTGGGCCGCAAGCGCGTTAACATGGGGCTCTTTTGCCGCATCGGAGGGTGCGAAGGCGTAGGCACGGTAGTGCGCtcccccgcagcagcagctgcaacgtCATCACcggtgaaggagggcgaCACGGTGTGGGTGGCGCCGCTACATGGCACGTGGGCGACGAACATTGCCGTGCCGGTGACACATCTGCATAAGATTAATCCCAGACAAGCGCAGATGGCTGCAACTGCCTCCAACTTCCTCGTAGCCCAGCAGCTACTGGATGGCTATGCCCGGCTGCAGAAGGGCGACATTGTCATCCAGaacggtggcagcagcctcaCCTCTCTGGCTGTGTCAGCGTTGGCCAAGTCGTACggggtgaaggtgctgaCCGCCGCAACGCCGGGCGATCGCTTCGCGGCTGCCAAGCAGCGACACTCCAAATATGGCTCAGATGTCTTTGAATACAACGGGGCTGGGACACGCGCGATGCAGGCCGCCGTTGGCAGGCACGGCGCGACCCTCTACCTCAATGGCGTCGGCGGCCGCTACTTTGACTCGCTTCTCAAGTGCACCGGCCCGATGGCACACGTCGTCACATACGGCGCGCAGAACGGCTTCGGTCTGTTGATCTCCGGCTCCAGTCTCATCTACAACGAGGTCACCATGTCTGGCTTGTTTGCCCCCACGTACCTGAACTCGATGTCCTACGGCGAGCGTCAGACAAAACTAGAGTTTGTGCTGAAGGCTGTGCAGGAGGCCAACATCTCGTACCCGATGGTGACGGCACCGTCGCTGGAGAAACTACCAGAGGTCTGGGACGACGTGTATGTCAAGGGCGGTCGCAAGGCGCTTGTGAAGATGGCGGCCTGAGCACATCACTGTTTCAGCTGGCTTCTGTGGTGTTTGCTTACCCTTCTCTGGCACCAGgcgtattttttttttgagggAGCTGTGCGCGTAGTGCTGTGGTGGACGATGACGGCGATGAAGACCTCTTTCCATCGGATAAAGTATATACAGCTGTGGCGCGCATATGAGAGGAAGACACGGTCAGTGGGTCGGTGTCgctctacctctctctctgtgccggTATTGGGTCTTCCTGCACGGGGAGGTGCCGCATGTACTGCATGTATTGTCTGCTCGCACGTGTGACGTGCACGTCCGGTTGATGCAGTGACTCTTTGCtttactttctctctctctctctgtataTTGGCTTGTTGTTTTTCGTGGTTTGCTTGGCActtgtgctgctcctctgtggCTGAACACGACACGCTAGCCAGCAACGTGTCATCTTTgaactccctctctctctctctatcagGGTATGGATGGACTCGCATGTGTGTCTTTCATcgcagcggcgttgcgtGCGATGATgcggggaagagaagcagagggGATGAAGAGGAGTGGTGGATGGTGGGGGGCATCGACTCGCCCCTTCCGCACTCTTTTCCAGAGCACAAACTATGTCTtctgttctctcctcctgctaccctctgctgctgctcctctgctccccccttctctcttcacacacacacgcacacacactagACGCGCATATACACAGTAGaggttgtgtgcgtgcgtgtgtgtcactGCAGTCATTCCCATCTCTATTATGTCACGCTTCGTTCGTTGGTTgccctctctgcgtctctctgctcGTTTGATCTTCCCTCCTCATTAGATCGGTGACGAGTCTTCCAACACCCAACTCGATGGCAACGCtacccctcttcctctcctcaccaccacacTCCTCTCTCGCAGTGTATCACTTGCGTAGGTGCTTCGCGAACACACTACATAAAACCAAAATTGGAGCTACACAGTGCGCAGCCTCTACGGGCCTCAACGCAGTATCCAGCGGAGTCGTCTTGGGCAGCGATGTCATCATTGTCATCAGTCGTTGTTGGGCCTCGAGGGTCACATAATGTGCCCATCGAGCCTACACAAGCTCTGACTATGGCTGCAATGTCGCtatcaccaccactacaGCCATCATCCCCCTCATCACGACTTCTGCAGGAGATCGAGGAAACTTGTAAACTCCTTCGCACCTTCCGCTCGTTGAAGGAGCGCGGTGCGAGCCGCGCTGAGCTGGCAGACCTTCACACCCGTGTCAAGGCCCTcaaagcggcgcagcagtacCAGCAACAGCGTGATGCCAGCGGATACACGGAGGTGACTCTTCCCCTGCCAACCTCCGCTACCtcagatgcagcagcagtggcgcatcCGTCGTTGGTGCGCCCCCCTGGGGTGTCTTTGTCGTCGGCGGGCGCGCACCGTCACGCAGGAATCGCACTCCACAAGGGAGCCCCTGGGTGGACTGCAGGATCAAGTCATAGCTCGTATccgcctcagcagcagcggcagcggggggtCGAAGAGACGCCCGCTACACATCGCGACAGACGGCTACCTGAAGGCAGacatcatcatcaccgccaccgccaccatgACGCCCGTGTGGACCAGGCGGCATTGTCGCCCATCTCTACGGGCCTATTAACTACCGCGGTACAGGCTCCAACGGCagtgtgcagcggcgccggtaacgccgtcggcagcggcagcgctggcgatCGCAGTGCAGTGGCACGGCACCCACGCGCGGCGTCGCCAGTGGCCGCCTCCCTCGTGCGACTCAACTCGATGGTATTTGCCATCACGCTCgcggaggcgcacacgcggcGTGAGATCGCACACCGATGGGAACGCCGGTGGCTGCGGCACTGGGGGAACTTCAAGGAAGGGCGCATCGCCATAGCCCTGCGTCCCCCCACTGGTGCagttgctgcgctgccgcccccgcagctgcagccggagAGGTGGGCGGAGGCTGCCCCGATGGCCTTACCTAgtgaacggcagcagcggcaccaggCGGGGTTGACTGTAGCGACAGCTACGGAGGGGAGCCGCATCACAACCACCACTACAGCCCACCACATTGTGGCTTCGTCTGCACCAGTGCAAGGCTGGCGCATTGGGGAGGCGTTCACGGCTACAACGAGCCGTCTCGTGGCGGAGGACCCTCCACAGACATCGTCGCTCTCCGCCAGTCACCGCGGCAACGACGAGGGGCACCGCGTCGCTCACCGACAAGAGCAAACGACCCCTGAAGTGGACACCTCCGCTCTTGAAGGGGACGAGGTGGTGGGGATaacccctcctccacagcctCACCAACAGCCAACCGCTTCGGTAACAGCGCAATATTCAGAGGCAAActcacgcgctgctgctgatgcagccgctgccgaggaggcggctgccgcacgCGCCTTGGCGACTCAGCTGGCTGAAGcacaagcggcagcggccgagGCCGAGAAGACACGTCTGGGGAAAAAAGCAGCGGAgcgactcgctgctgcagtgaggAACGTTGAGGACGACGAAGCGGCCGCGCGCACAGGGACGGAGTGGgctgcggcagaggcgcggGAGTGTGTGAAACTGGCTGAAGTCGCAGCGCGCCGAAGAGCTGAAAAGGCGAGGGAAGCCGTCCAGTCGCTCGTGGCCGCTGAAGCAAGGGCCCGTGCCACCCTCGAAGCCGACGAGGCCCACTTGATGGTTTCACAtgtgtcagcagcagcagagacaaAATCCCGGCAGCGAGCGCAGGGGGCAGCCACGCGAGAAGCGGCcgccaagagagaggaagaggaggagcggaagGCGGCTGCGCATCGTGCGGCCGAGGCACAACGgcaagctgcagcagactcCGAGGCTGCGGAGCGGCGTTCTGTGGAACAGCAGTGGCAAGCAGCCATCTGTCTCTCCGAGTCGCTCCTGGCAGGCTGGATCAAGAatgctgttgcagcagctccgcagtGGACTTACTCGAAGGGCAAACGTGTGTCCGAATGGCCAACGTGCAATGAGTCAGCGATGGAGGATGCACAAtcaagagaggcagcggaagCGCAGACTCGCTTGTGTGAGTGGCAGCAAGCAGCAGAGCGCTCCGTTGCCGCatccagcgcagcagcggatgcTGTGCTTGAAGAATGGgtcagtgcagcagcaacggaaGCCATCGCACGACAATGTCAAGCCGAGCAAGCTGCACGCACCGAGGTCGTATGGGCCAACAACGAAGACAGCGTTGCACTGGTGGCttcggaagaggaggcgtggcagcagctgctgcagcagcacgcagcgGACGTTGAGGCAACGCACCTTGTAGTTCgtgctgccgaggaggaAGCTGCCGCCCGTCTGAAAGAGATGAAAGTGGCCAAAGAAGCAGCACGCACCAAAGCCTTCGAGGAGGCCGCACGtttgcaggcgcagcaggaggtgaCCGCTATGGCGGATACGCTCTTCTCCGCCGTCACTGAGCTCTCGAAAATTATTGTAGACGGCTGTCTagccgaagcagcggagcagaCGTGGAATAGAGCAGGCGTGGAGGAGTTGCAGA encodes the following:
- a CDS encoding hypothetical protein (TriTrypDB/GeneDB-style sysID: LpmP.05.0480), which encodes MSRLARALAKPFTVPVAMCARQIAAMDEPLKRHIDAYEARGEDITIAVWREYVDGQRVLLPYRWAKLRNEMAYLGSGEMAITDVSFADFLLIVRFLTKCLFIFIVAVMVGRRSVFPSLEPTSPFVEEIVKNWQPNRLRGMAGAEYMARDQAAAACGRGR
- a CDS encoding ATPase alpha subunit (TriTrypDB/GeneDB-style sysID: LpmP.05.0490) codes for the protein MRRFVAQHMAPAVARLASTAAASKSAAPGQKSFFKATEMIGYVHSIDGTIATLIPAPGNPGVAYNTIIMIQVSPTTFAAGLVFNLEKDGRIGIILMDNITEVQSGQKVMATGKLLYIPVGTGVLGKVVNPLGHEVPVGLFTRSRALLESEQTLGKVDAGAPNIVSRSPVNYNLLTGFKAVDTMIPIGRGQRELIVGDRQTGKTSIAVSTIINQVRINQQILSKNAVISIYVSIGQRCSNVARIHRLLRSYGALRYTTVMAATAAEPAGLQYLAPYSGVTMGEYFMNRGRHCLCVYDDLSKQAVAYRQISLLLRRPPGREAYPGDVFYLHSRLLERAAMLSPGKGGGSVTALPIVETLSNDVTAYIVTNVISITDGQIYLDTKLFTGGQRPAVNIGLSVSRVGSSAQNVAMKAVAGKLKGILAEYRKLAADSVGGSQVQTVPMIRGARFVALFNQKNPSFFMNALVSLYACLNGYLDDVKVNYAKLYEYLLVNKDLSVMYGTATNKFFYMYVQQLNYVIRFFTLSHPVLNAEVEEMLKQHTHLFLQHYQSKMNAIKTEKEIKALKNLLYSCKRAV
- a CDS encoding nuclear receptor binding factor-like protein (TriTrypDB/GeneDB-style sysID: LpmP.05.0500) — protein: MSKVASAGWRYARCGPIAQVLTYEKFDITPGKDEAVVQMMTAPLHRVDAAVVNGTALGRKRVNMGLFCRIGGCEGVGTVVRSPAAAAATSSPVKEGDTVWVAPLHGTWATNIAVPVTHLHKINPRQAQMAATASNFLVAQQLLDGYARLQKGDIVIQNGGSSLTSLAVSALAKSYGVKVLTAATPGDRFAAAKQRHSKYGSDVFEYNGAGTRAMQAAVGRHGATLYLNGVGGRYFDSLLKCTGPMAHVVTYGAQNGFGLLISGSSLIYNEVTMSGLFAPTYLNSMSYGERQTKLEFVLKAVQEANISYPMVTAPSLEKLPEVWDDVYVKGGRKALVKMAA